A region of the Anolis carolinensis isolate JA03-04 chromosome 1, rAnoCar3.1.pri, whole genome shotgun sequence genome:
CTACAGCTGTCTAAGTTAAATAAGGTTCATCtgaactatagaatgaatgcagtttgacagtactttaaccgcaatggctcaatgctatgggatcatagggTTAGGATTGagacctggcagttaaagtggtgtccagctGCATTagtctacaatgtaaatgcacccaagGTCTTCCACTTAAAGTAGAAGTTGCAACCTACAGTTCAGTGGCTGACCATATGGAGTAGCTGAATGCAGATACAGACAGGCAGACAGTCCTTTAAGAAAATGAAAATTGTATCAAAGCTGAAGTTTAATCCTTCACTTCCATAATGGCTTCGGTGTAAACCACTGTAGATGAACATGCTCCTTGTCTGTTTTCTAGACCACAGTTCATACCAGCTGTCAATTTAGTTGCAGACCTACACTGAAGTACTCCTAGGTTTACATGGAAATGTCTTCCAACTTCAGTTAGTGACTTTCAGAAGTTTATGGTTTCCCCACTTTACATGACAAGTTATTTTCAGTTAGTCTTGGAAAAGACATTCCCCCACTTTGCAATAAAAATTGTGGCCCATTCCACTCTGGAATTATACTTGGATGACAATGCTATCACATTGTGAATTGGATAAAATGCATTGTGggttaaaatgtattttgcataCATTTGTACAAGCCACTGCTACAACGAATAGCATGGCCATTAGCTAATTAAAAAAACTCTGGCAAGTGCActtaaaacagcatttttgtCTTTCACATGTGCTCACCATCAGTAGATGAAAAGGTCAAAAACAGTAAAGTAGTCTCTGTTAAATTAGTTTTACATTCATTGAATGTAAACCCTTGGCCTTAAGAATGGACTGTATGGAATATCACTTGTTAAAAAGACTGTGTGTGCTGCATTCCTCAGTCTTGGTGTGTGCTAATTGTTTATGTCAGAACAAGGCTATATATAAAGTATTCATTAAGACAGAAAGACATGTACTAATTTCTTTCAAAGACAACATGAGGAAGAATATATTTTGCTGTGGATTTTCAGAATTCTTCCAGCTTTAGGGTATTTCCAGATGGACAGCATTTGGTGCCCTAATGTGCTGGACACTATTTCATCCTTTCTACATTAAGAGATTAATTGTgtgaagaaaaacaaatggaaaaagcAACGAGTATGGAAAGGATGTTACAAACATTGCATAATTCCACAACTGAAGTTGAATTTTGCACAATAAATGTATAACTGCAAGCACACACAGACTCTCTAAGCCATACCAGGGCCTGCCTATGCCAAAACTGCTGTATCTAACAAATTCCTTTGagtctttttttttgcactgtgctAGGATTTAACATCTCTAAGCATGATAGCCCTTAGCCACTGTTTTTATACTTTAAGCTTTCAGCAACTATTCATTTCTGTTGAAAAAGAAGTAGTGCTTAATTTGGACCTATTCCAGATAGTCATCTCATTCTTTTGCAGGAAACAGTAATTCTTGAAAACTTCCTAATTATTCTCCCacacaaaatacagaaaataatttcattatCATTTTAATCCCCTTTTGAAATGACAGTGTGATTCCTTAGTATGGGGAATGAAGGCATATGTATGGGTCGGAACCAGGAACGTTTATGCTCACGATCTTAGCAATTCTGTGACTGAGACGATCTAAATATAACCAGACTGACTCTGCTCCATTATGAAATTTTCCACATGTGTATAGGGCTAATTTTCTAACAATTTTTTTAAACCAAGGagtaattgggttgttgtatgttttccggggtgtatggccatgagGCTGtatggcctctgaggatgcctgccatagatgtgagtgaaacgtcaggagagaatacttctggaacatggccatacagcccggaaaacatacaacaaccctgtgatcccagccatgaaagccttcgacaacacaagaagtAATTTCTTTTAATAATGGTATCTTGTaaccctttctgttttctttcttcttcttcccagcTAGTATTGCCAGAGTATTCAATCCACTGCCTTTTCTGTATAATGTTTCTGTGTGCACAAGAATGGCTCACCCTTGGCTTAAATATTCCTCTGCTTTTCTATCACTTCTGGAGGTAAGTCAGAATCCTGCTTGGAGATCAGTTTGCTTCTGGGATAGTCACATCTAGTCTCTCCTTCCCTGATAGTATGTATTGCTGCACTGTTTGTATAGCAGAAAGAGCCTAAATTTAATACTTGCAATTTTAACTTGTGTAGAGATGCTGAGAGTGACACGGGGACCAGCCTAGACCATTCATTCAAGCAAGCGCTGCATGTATACAGATATTACTTTCTTCATTTGACACACACTGCTGCAATTTGATGCTGCTTTAATACAACTTAATATGCATTCTTATTTACTTACATCTGCTTTAATCATATTGTGTGTTGCCTTAAATCTGGTGGGGACAAATACCAAATAAATTATtaaatgtaaacaaataaatatagagaGTTTTTTATAGGAAGAGCAAGCAACACCATAGTTTTCTATGAATAAATCTGTCCTTCTTGCAGGTTATTATTTTTGTCTCTCTTTGGTATAAGATTTTTCTTCACTTATAGAAGAATATGTGTGGAAAATATTATCTTGGAATGAAAAAAATCTAACTATTTTGCAAGTGTGAGGTTTTATTTCAGGTGTAATGTTTCTCTGTATTGATTCCTCTGTGGAAGAGATACATTCATGCTTTGAATTAGAGGTCTTTAGGAAAACACAAAGAAAATCTAGTTATGATTCAAGATAATGTGGCGTTCATGAGGACTTGTGGCTTGGTGCAATGTATGCCAGAAAATTGCTGATTCTCTCCAGgtgtttccttctctttttcaggTATTTCCATTGTCCAGCAGACAGCACAGAGTTAGCATATGATCCGCCAGCAGTAATGAATGCAGATACCTTGCGCTACTGCCAAAGAGAGGCTTGGTGTAAACTAGCTTTTTATCTCCTCTCATTCTTCTACTACCTTTACTGGTAAGATTGGTCTCACTTCTCTTAAGTAAAGATTGTCTCCAAtctgctgccctccagatgtgtttgGAGGACAACTCCTATTTATTCTTCTGACTCAATTGGAGAATGAAGTCCAACAAGTCTGGAAAGCACCAAATTGGGGAATACTGCCTCATAAGCTGAAGAAAAGCtgaagaaaaaaatatgtatACAAAAACTGTGAAGCATGTACAGTAACTGTAGCTGAAAATGATTATAAAGAGAAGTTGAAATATGCCTCTCTTTGCCGGGTCTTTCAGATTAATTGTTGATCATCTCCCCTGTCATCTTCACCAGAAAACAATTATGATGTTCtatatattttagtatttttcaAAGCTTGGCGTTAATGGCAACTCCTAGAACCCCTCACTAGTTGAGTAACATTTCTAAGCACTGGTATTTTCTTACTTGACATACCAGTGTTATTAAATTAAATCGCTGTTTTGATTTAGAAGAGTCACTACCATATGACTTTCCCCCTCAGGTCCCTTGGGATCAAATCATTAATCACATACAGATGACTATTTATTAGAAGAGCCTGAATCATATATTTGGTGTGGGGAAACTGGGCATCAGTATGACAAGTGTTTTATTTCCTCAGCTGTATATCCAAGAACACAATGAGCACCATGCATTTGCATTTGCTAATGTAATCATTTATTAATTTATGCATGCAATGTTAAAACCTTTTATTTGAGCTGAAAGAGATTATTTCGTCCAAATGTAATTTGGTTATGATAGGGACACATTTCTGCAGCATCTCCTTAGTGGTGTGCCATCAGTCATAACATAGTATTATGTGAGCTGTTAATGTAAgagcaagttcaggacatgcatTTATGTTCCATTAGATGAACAATGCTATTCCAGAGGGTGGATAAAATCAATAAAGCACACAGATAGCTTGTATCTCAAGTAATTTTGAAAAGAAGGAAGTAAACTGTCAACTGAATTAGAAATTTATCAGGACATTTGGCAATGACATTAGGTCAGAATTTAAATATGAGTAGGTGGTATGGTGTAACATGATTTTGAATAGGTGGTGAGAAATACCAGAAGAGTAAACTAAAGGTGATGGTAATTAATCCATGGACTAATAGCAGCAACTGGATAGTTGGATAGTTCCATTGAATGAATGTGACTTTTTCGGTTGACTAGATATATGTATTGCCCATCAATTTACTGGGTTTACTTTGGATGGGATTAACAACTGAAGTTAGTCTCACATAAACATTGTGCCTAGAAAAATCATTTTAGACTACAGCTATTCTGGACCATTGGCTGGAAGACTGTAGACTCTTTAGTGGAAAAAAATTCTTACAAATCCTGAGATTTCCTAAAATAGCTAGAGCAACCGGGATAGCTTCTTTAAAAATTGAACTAAAATCTGGAGCAGATTCAGCACTCTATTGCCATGGATTCACCACCATACCAAAGAGCCATCAGTATTATGCACTCTTATTCTGTTTTTGCTGTTAAATGTGACACACATATCTTCTACCTCTTTGTGTGAGGAGAAGCTTCATGTATAAacaactctgaaaacaaaggatgcAGTAACTTTCCAGAAGCTAAGCAAGCCTGAGTTTGGTCCCAGGAGATGGCCATCAGAACTTCCATGATGCCCTGAAATCAATGGACGAAATATAAAATATGTCTATGTAAAGCAACAAAATATAGAAACACTCAGTGAAAtataaaacatgcaaatatgtgaTCATATCTAGCTTGGCTACTGCTGCAGTATTTCAATGTATTCCCTTAGAAATGttttatataacattttaaaaattacatatgCATTCTAATGGATTCCACTGTATAGATATATTCCAGAACTACAGTGGATATAGATGTTTCTTCCATCACCATCTCATTAATTTTCACATTTCTTCTATCCTGTGTTGGGAATGAGATCATAGAAACAAGTAAAAAATAAAGTCACATTTAATTAAAGAAAACCCTGACTGTACTTCAGGGGATTGCCAGCAAAAGCTTCAGAAAGcaaacatacttttaaaaaggaTATTATTTGTTAGTGTCACATTTGGAACGATTTAAGTGTGAAAATGAGTAGGAAACAGAAAAATGAAGTATTATGTAATGCAgctttaaatatttaatttttggtaattatttttaaatccatCAGAATTTAATTTCAAACTATAGATACAGTGAAAAAGCATGAATAGCAAGGGAAGAACCAAGACTTCAGAGTCAGCATAAATTGTAGAGTATGAAAGGAGTAGGACAATAAAGGTGGCTTTATATATTTCAAAGAAATCCTTTCAACCTGTACCTTTTTCTTTTATATTCAGCATGATCTACGCTTTAGTGACTTCCTAATTCAAAGATGC
Encoded here:
- the cnih3 gene encoding protein cornichon homolog 3 isoform X2, translating into MEIIAFDELKTDFKSPIDQCNPAHARERLRNIERICFLLRKLVLPEYSIHCLFCIMFLCAQEWLTLGLNIPLLFYHFWRYFHCPADSTELAYDPPAVMNADTLRYCQREAWCKLAFYLLSFFYYLYCMIYALVTS
- the cnih3 gene encoding protein cornichon homolog 3 isoform X1, whose protein sequence is MAFTFAAFCYMLSLVLCAALIFFAIWHIIAFDELKTDFKSPIDQCNPAHARERLRNIERICFLLRKLVLPEYSIHCLFCIMFLCAQEWLTLGLNIPLLFYHFWRYFHCPADSTELAYDPPAVMNADTLRYCQREAWCKLAFYLLSFFYYLYCMIYALVTS